Genomic window (Theileria annulata chromosome 4, complete sequence, *** SEQUENCING IN PROGRESS ***):
atgaaattaatttgcttaatgaaatattttgtaCTTCATTAAACGGTTCTGGATACAAAGGCTCATCTTCATCAAAATCGTCAAAATCAGGATCAGAGACTTTTTCATAGGTCAAATTTATGGTTTTAGTGtcttttaaattcttaGAACCAGAAATATTGGATAATGCTCTTAAAAATAAAGgaaaatatgaattatgTGAGAAATCAAGTAATTTCTGATTATATTGAAGGAAAGAGAGGGAGAAAttgtgtaattttaaacaccTTTTATACAAAGTTATTgacatttaatttaaaggTAAATTGAGAATAGAATCCCATCCcttgtataatatttagaatAATGTACAAGTTTAGACTAATTTTGAGAAAATTAGTGAAATTGACACAGATTCTTTAAAAgacaataaatttaaatttatattcatattatataaaaaattccTTCAATCATtagtaaatataaatgGAATGTGTAATGTTACAAAGAAAGTTAAAATTCAGCAAAATCCAAGATcaaattctataatttttggaaaataaCACTATAAAAAAGATTATTTGGTATATTAGAATGGGTAAAATCGTTTCTAAACTCTTGTTTAATGGAGGAAttgattaaaatttgatgtTGATCCCCACTAATAGagtttatttatcatttatttattaccaGTTCATCAATTTActtgttaatttatcttttgtaaaattacttgtgtaaaattattgaaaatatatttccattttgaaatatataatttaatgaagaatattattccataattatttacattttcgAGAAAATGATTCTTTCAACTTTACGTGGCAAAAACTTTATCAAAACTTCCTCCAGCTCCTTGAATTTTGCTCAATTTTCCAAAAATCAGCGTCGATTTGTGAGTAAGGAGTTAAGGCATGGAACTGAGTGCAGACAGGGTCTCTTGGCTGGTTGTAATCAACTTGTTGACGCTGTGAGTGTAACATTGGGTCCAAAGGGTAGGAATGTCAtaatttcttcttcttttGGTCCTCCAAAGATAACAAAGGACGGTGTTACAGTTGCCAAGTCAGTTGAACTTCCTGATAAGCTTGCTAACATGGGTGCACAGCTTATCAAGCAAGTGTCATCAAATACAAATGACAAGGCCGGTGATGGAACTACCACTGCCGCAGTTCTTGCCAGAGCAATCTTCAAAAGGGGTTGTAAACTTGTTGATTCTGGTCTTAATCCTATGGATCTTCTTCGAGGTTATactatagttatatatataatttatagcTAACTGTCATATACTGAGtagtataaatatgatTATAGGTATAAATGTAGCAATTGATAAGGTGACTGTATTTCTGGATGGATTAAAAAGAGAAGTAACAACTGATGAAGATATTATGAATGTTGCTACCATATCAGCTAATGGTGATAAAGTTGTTGGGAAACTCATTACTGACGCAATGAACAAAGTATTTCTACACactattatataacaatatatggactattatatatatttaggTTGGTAAAGATGGTACAATAACAGTAGTTGAGGGTAAGACATTAAATCATGAGTTGGAAGTTGTTGAGGGTATTAAGTGGGACAAGGGTTACATATCTCCACATTTTGTAACGAATGTAAAGGACATGAAAGTTGAATTTGACCGTCCTTACATACTCCTTTGTAATGAAAAGGTTTCTAACATCAAGACAATTCTACCCATTCTTGAACATGTGTTACAACAACAAGCACCACTACTTATTGTCTCAGAAGATGTCGATGGTGATGCACTTGCAATGTtaattgttaataaattaagacTTGGTATTAAAGTCTGTGCTGTTAAAGCTCCAGGTATTATTActatagtattagtagcagtattagtagtagagtattaggagtattagtattatgtgtaatgataatttaatagGATTTGGTGAACATAGAAAATCAACATTATTGGACATAGCTGAGATTACTGGAGCTACAGCTTTGGGTGATGACAACAATTATATGTCTTCTGAGGAGGATTTCGTTTCATATTTGGGCAGGGCTAAGAGTGTTACTGTGACTAAGGATCACACTATTATCGTCGAGGGCTTGGGAGATAAGGAAAGAATTGAACAGCGTTGTGAAGGTATCAGGACACTTATTAATACCACTGATTCTGAATATGAAAAGGATAAACTTAAAGAACGATTAGCAAGATTAACTGGTGGTGTAGCTATTATTAAGGTACGTTaccccgttacggtgcttggtcacacAGCCACCAACtccttagttatataccgACCATGGCCACCATTACCACTACTAGgattagttatataattaatgtttaGGTTGGAGGAGCAAGTGAAGTTGAAGTAAATGAAGTTAAAGACCGAGTTGAAGACGCACTTTGTGCCACTAAAGCTGCGGTTGAAGTATCATCATATCTAGTTATACACTAAGACAATTAGTTATCCAATTCCACATACATAATACCCCAACTAAgtagttaaatatttctGTAACATGTGTTTATAGGGTGGAATAGTGCCTGGAGGTGGAACGGCATTGTTTTATGCTACAAAAGTATTGGATGAGCTTAAGACGGAAAATTATGACCAGAAAATGGGCGTTGATATTGTTAGAGAGTCAATTAAGGAACCTTTGAAACAAATCGTCTCAAACGCTGGCTTTGAAGGCTCTGTAATCGCCGATACTCTACTCAAAAATAACGATCACTCTTATGGATTCAATGCACAAACTGGTCAATTCTGCAATATGCTCACTGAAGGTACTTATTAAACTAACtagttaatataaatactaACGGTCTAATTGGGATATTTATACTAGTGTATGGCTAATGTGTAGGAATATTGGATCCAACAAAAGTGGTAAAGACGGCACTTACAGATGCGGCATCAGTGGCATCATTGATGACAACTTCAGAGGTGGCGATTTTCGACTCAAAACAGGAAAAACCAGAAGAAACACCTTCAAATGCCATgtattaaatcattaattcAGTCTAAACTATTAAAGATTTAATATCCTAAATGCAGTTAATTCCaaaattcaatttatttcctctatcaactagtattaatttataatttttaattgatatataattgaGTATAATGAATTTCTAATTGAgtataatgaatttgtaattgaatataatgaaatgGATTGTATAGATTTGTTGAAATTTTCTTACTTGTGTGGCTCATGTGTcaaaatttattgattttagtgtaattattataaattgtaattatGTAATTGGTAAATTAAAAGGCCAAAAAAACAAGGCCacttttttaaaaaatttaaaatataaattgtatacATGAGTTGAAATTTATGTATTTTAAAGATTCCTTCAAAATGAGGAGTTTTTCCGTCAAAACCCTTAAAAAGTTGCCTTATCAAATGGCAACACTGTACTTTATATTGTTTATCATCTCAATTATCGCTTCAGTTATTACTGTAAACTGTGGAGATGAAGGTATCCACATTCtcaattattcaaatttacacaattaTCTTTAAATAGTTAGATTTATCTAGTGTTAATTACTAAttccaattaattatatttagtGTTTAAAAGATATACATCATGTCATGGGAATAAggtgtataatataaattggATAGGAGGAGTGGTGTTTCTTCAAATATTACTTTGCTTCGTTTCAGTTGAGCCTGATCAGACAAATACTACACCGAAAAATCAAACAGTATTAGAGTTGTCAGAACCAGATCCTGACCGTTTAgtgaattttaatataaatgaaacACTATCAGTTTACTCGAGAGGAAATTCCAACTCAGACTACAAAGTGATTATCGGAAATACAACACCAAATAAACGcaataaacataaaaaaactaaaaatcCCAATACACTAAAACGTATTctataatagtattagcCTAGAATTTTAGATAAGTTActgtataattattgtaGAAAGTTTAAAGAATGCGagtacatttttaaatttatcgGAAAGTTTGTTGTCGTATAAACTTGTGAAGGCTGGAGAGGAGATTCGGAAACGAGTGAGAATCTGTTGGAGTTCAATTTGGATGGTATCATACAACTTTGTGATATTTATGGGTGTTCACGGCTCAGTTTTGGCCTCTAGGATCCATGCAAATATTAGTTTAAACAGATACGCACTTGAGACTTGTCCTCATCTGGAATATTTCCCCTTCAACTTAAGCTCACCCACACTTAAGGAACCAATACTGAGCGAGTCTGTTCTGCTGGTGACTTATATTTCATTCACAATTCATGAAATTGTGATTCGGAAAACTGAAAACTGTTACTTGGTTAAGAACTTTTTTGGGAAACATTACTTCAAGGAATCGCTAATTCTTGGCTCTGCAAGACTTATTATTCAGGTCATATTATTCTCCTTAAACATTGGCATAATTGTCTTGTGTATTTTAACTGGCTTCGGTTCACCTTTTCACGTTCTAGTTGGATTCTCCATATCAATGCTTTCGCTATGGATTAATTCACTGTTGTCACAGTTACTAGATCTCACACATTACGGTGAAATGAAGGCACCAACACTTGATTATAGTTACATTTGGTCTATTTTAAGTGCGTTTGTTCTTTGGTTTTGCGGATTCTTTTATTATGTTTCCGTATACGGATTTCCTTATAAACGACCTTATGTCTATCTTAACCCTATCTCCTGgattctattaatatcaCTCACTCATTTCAAACGACATGAAATCTTCAATTCATCACAATATCTACAAGGATTCGTTCCAACTTTTacttaaattttttaatatattatattaatttaatttattttatttaatcagtttgtttaatttattttttttaatgtgtaattggaataatttgttattgATTAGGAAAATACATTCTGGATATATAAAAAGAGTATTAGAATCTAAAAAAGGACCATTTCATAAAAAATATCAGAAAATATTTGCTGATCAGAGAGAACGGATAAATTATAACTTGAAGGATTTGAGATATGAAAAAGATACACTCACTAGAGAACTTTTAATAGCAAAAAATGAACTTTTTGGAGTTTTTAACCTACAAGAAGCCAAACTTATCAAAGATTCCACAACCTCCAAGTAACCATTCAGAAATATTCTACAACACatagttaatataatgatattaataatgtaatgatattaataatttttagtgATGGAAAATTGGAAAATAGATGTGTAAATGAAGCTCGTAGGATTTATCGCATTTTAAGGCCAGATTCTCCTTCTTTCTTCGAAGTAACActgaaatttaataattttacaccTTAGGAACAAACATcaatttatctaaaatcACGTTTAAACGATTTTTTATCCAATAATCAACCTAATAATGGTGATATAATTCCTTACTCAAACAATGTAATTCctccattacggtgcttgcaCCCACGGCCTGCCACCAGCCCCTTACTGGGATTATTTAGCCCCTCCGGGGgttccttagttatatactacTAGTTATTtggttaataatttgataaaattgttttagAATGATTTACTTGATGAGAATCCAGTTTTCACATCATCTTGTTACACTTTAGCAGTGTATTCATGTTAGCTTTTTTCCTGTACATTTTGATTTAGTATTGGAATCATTAATTGAAGACGTTTACTCATTTTGTGAATATCTGGAAATTCCAGATTTACCTGAAAAAACAACCAAATCATTAACTAAAATCTTTGAAAAACTTGTTTGTATTTAACTCGTAACTATTTTTTAGGAAAACttttttaaacttaatATTGATGGTTCCAATTCTGATCTTTGGATTGATAATGTTTGGTCTAAATTACACAATTTACTCATTGATGATTTCAAATCATTTACATCACATGTAATAACAGTATAAATAGTAGTTAGTCTAggggtagttaaggagtagtCTAGTCTACAGCAGTCAAgggtattagtagtagtagtatatataattgtaatGTGAGTTATAGGATATGAAAATTTGGttaaaaaatcatttaaatcgtgtttcaattaatttaaaaacacTTGGACATTATGATGAATTGTATTTCACTACAATTATTTCACTACtacaattatttactactataaatttatttgatgaCAATTTTTAGGTATAACTTTTCGGAACATATTCTTTATGAttgtttgtttttatttatgaatttagttaaatttagCAATTCCAATTCCTGAACAAATTcttattgaaaataaaatcgGATTCCCAATTGAAAAATCTCaacaatatttatcaaCACTTTTATCA
Coding sequences:
- a CDS encoding chaperonin (HSP60), putative (Tap349h10.p1c.cand.4 - score = 48.41), with the protein product MILSTLRGKNFIKTSSSSLNFAQFSKNQRRFVSKELRHGTECRQGLLAGCNQLVDAVSVTLGPKGRNVIISSSFGPPKITKDGVTVAKSVELPDKLANMGAQLIKQVSSNTNDKAGDGTTTAAVLARAIFKRGCKLVDSGLNPMDLLRANCHILSSINMIIGINVAIDKVTVFLDGLKREVTTDEDIMNVATISANGDKVVGKLITDAMNKVGKDGTITVVEGKTLNHELEVVEGIKWDKGYISPHFVTNVKDMKVEFDRPYILLCNEKVSNIKTILPILEHVLQQQAPLLIVSEDVDGDALAMLIVNKLRLGIKVCAVKAPGFGEHRKSTLLDIAEITGATALGDDNNYMSSEEDFVSYLGRAKSVTVTKDHTIIVEGLGDKERIEQRCEGIRTLINTTDSEYEKDKLKERLARLTGGVAIIKVGGASEVEVNEVKDRVEDALCATKAAVEGGIVPGGGTALFYATKVLDELKTENYDQKMGVDIVRESIKEPLKQIVSNAGFEGSVIADTLLKNNDHSYGFNAQTGQFCNMLTEGILDPTKVVKTALTDAASVASLMTTSEVAIFDSKQEKPEETPSNAMY
- a CDS encoding uncharacterized protein (Tap349h10.p1c.cand.5 - score = 11.41;~6 probable transmembrane helices predicted for TA07070 by TMHMM2.0 at aa 21-43, 63-82, 189-211, 296-318, 325-347 and 362-384;~Signal anchor predicted for TA07070 by SignalP 2.0 HMM (Signal peptide probability 0.037, signal anchor probability 0.957) with cleavage site probability 0.019 between residues 42 and 43) yields the protein MYFKDSFKMRSFSVKTLKKLPYQMATLYFILFIISIIASVITVNCGDEVFKRYTSCHGNKVYNINWIGGVVFLQILLCFVSVEPDQTNTTPKNQTVLELSEPDPDRLVNFNINETLSVYSRGNSNSDYKVIIGNTTPNKRNKHKKTKNPNTLKQSLKNASTFLNLSESLLSYKLVKAGEEIRKRVRICWSSIWMVSYNFVIFMGVHGSVLASRIHANISLNRYALETCPHLEYFPFNLSSPTLKEPILSESVLLVTYISFTIHEIVIRKTENCYLVKNFFGKHYFKESLILGSARLIIQVILFSLNIGIIVLCILTGFGSPFHVLVGFSISMLSLWINSLLSQLLDLTHYGEMKAPTLDYSYIWSILSAFVLWFCGFFYYVSVYGFPYKRPYVYLNPISWILLISLTHFKRHEIFNSSQYLQGFVPTFT